Below is a window of Moorella thermoacetica DNA.
ACTGGCCAGTAGCAGCAAAGTGGTCACCATATCCGGCAGCCTCACAAGGGGATTAGCACCTGGCTTTTACTCCCTGTTGATTGAGGTAATTAACCAGGCAGGGGCGATGGCTATCCTCGACACCAGCGGAGCGGCATTTATAGAGGGGATTAAAGCCAGGCCCTATATGGTTAAACCCAATCAGCAGGAAGCGGAAACCCTGGCCGGGCATCCGTTAAAGGAGGTGGACGACCAAAAAAAGTTTTTAATGAAACTGCTGGAAAGCGGTGTCCAGGTAGCTGTTCTTTCCCTTGGTGGGGATGGAGCCCTGGTAGCTACTGAGAACGATTTCTTTAAAGTTATCCCGCCCAGGGTTCAGGCCATCAATACCGTCGGTTGCGGTGATGCCTTTGTGGCCGGTTTTGCCGTAGGATTGGCCAGAGGAGAAGGGGTAACCGGTGCAGCCCGGCTGGCAACGGCAGCCGCCAGTGCCAGTGCTACTCGCTGGCAAACGGGACAATGCCAGGTAGAACTGGTAAACAAACTCCTGGATGAGGTGCGACTGCTTGAGCTTCATAACTGAAACTCTCGGAGGTAGATGGTAATACCAGGGGTCAGCATTAGTTCTAGGGCTTTAGCAATCTATAATTAAATAAAAATTAAATGGAGGAATGGATCGTGTTATTTAAAATGACCCGAAAAAAGATGCTTATTTTTACCGCAATAACACTAATTGGAGTCAGCGTGCTCCTTGGTGGTTGCGGCAGTAAACAAGGTAATACCCAAACTGGAACCTCCAGCGGAACAACGACCCAGAACACAGAAAAGAGCGGAGAGAAGGTCATTGGCGTTAGCCTTCTGACCCGGGAACACGTTTTTTACAACTTAATTGAAAAAGCTATCCAGGAAAAAGCCCAGGGGTATAAATTTAAACCCATTATTATGGATGCCAGCCAGGATAGCAACAAGCAATTGGCCCAGGTTCAGGATTTTATAACTCAAAAAGTGGATGCCATTGTTTTGGCGCCAACGGCTTCGGCTGGAATAGCACCGGCTGTTGACTTAGCTAAAAAAGCAGGTATCCCTGTATTTACAATTGATATCAAAGCTGAAGGTGACGTAAAATCCCATGTCGCCACCGACAACTACGCGGGTGGTAAACTGGCTGCCAAGTATGCCGCCGAAAAGGTCTTGAACGGCAAGGGGAAGGTTGCTATAATTACCTACTCCGAAGTACAGAGCTGTGTTGACCGGGAGAAGGGTTTCAAAGATGCCCTGGCTGAGTATTCGAACATTAAGGTAGTCGATGTAGAAAATTGTTCTGGTAGCGCTGAAAAAGCAGCCAACCTCACCCAGGATATCCTGTTAAAGTTCCCGGATTTAGATTTAATTTTCGCCGTGGGTGATCCCTTTGCTGTTGGAGCTGTTTCCACTATTAAAGCAGCTGGCCGTAATGTTAAAGTTATAGGCTTCGACGGTAATCCTGAAGCTATCCAGGAAATCAAGAACCATGGACTCTGGGTGGCTGACGTTGTCCAGCATCCTGATCAAATCGGTGGCAAGGTAATTGATCTAATCGCTGATTACTTCAACGGTAAATCTGTACCGCCACAGGTGCTCATTCCGCCTACAATAGTAGATGCCAGTAATGCTAAATAATTAAGCCCAAAGGGGAAGAAACAGCAAGGGTTTCTTCCCCGCCTCCCTTTTTAAAAACTCGAGGAATAGGTGATACCATGGCCTCCCCACTCTTACAACTAAGGGGAATATCAAAATCCTTTTCGGGGATTAAGGTCCTCGATAATATCGACCTGGATATTTATCCCGGGGAAGTTCATGCTCTCCTGGGAGAAAACGGCGCCGGGAAATCAACACTAATAAAAATAATCTCCGGAGTCTACCAGAGAGACTGTGGTACCATAACATTTAAACAAAAACCGGTGGAGTTTACCAATACTCGCCAGGCCCTGGATGCAGGGATTAGTGTTATACACCAGGAACTCAGTCTTATTCAGGATTTAAGTGTAGCTGAAAATATTTTTTTAGGGCGAGAATCCATTAAATCGAGAGTTTTTATTGATAAAGAAAAAATGGTTAGCGAGACCATAGCTATCGCCCGTTCCCTGGGTATTGATCTGAAACCATGGGCGATGGTCCGGGACCTCAATGTAGCCGAGCAACAGATGGTAGAAATAGCCAAGGCTGTGTCCTGCAATGCCTCACTGGTTATTATGGATGAGCCAACCTCCTCCCTCTCTGATCGTGAAACTGAGACCTTGTTTAAGATTATCAAGCGCTTAAAAAAGGATAACGTGGCTGTTATCTATATTTCCCACCGTTTAAAGGAACTCGAGGAATTGGCTGACCGGCTCACTATTTTACGTGATGGAAAACTTGTAAAAACCATGGTCGGGGAGGAAATGAAGAAATATAACTGGGTTTCTTTAATGGTAGGCCGGGAGATCAAAGATTTTAGCCGGAAAGCCCAGAAACCCGGGGAAGTAATTTTGCAGGTAAAGGATTTCACTGATCCCCCGAAATACTGGGATATCAATTTTGAATTGCGGCAGGGTGAGATTTTAGGCATTGCCGGGTTGGTAGGGGCTGGCCGGACAGAAGTATTACAGGGCATATTTGGAGTTAAAAAGCCAAAACACGGTTCCCTATACCTTAACGGGCAGAAGGTACTTTTCAATTCGCCGGCTGAGGCCATCAGCAATGGAATCGGTTTCGTCCCTGAAGACCGTCGGCTCCAGGGGGTAATCTTGGCACAATCTGTCAAAGATAATATCTCCCTCCCCAGTCTATATGATAAATCGAACTATGGTTTTATAAATTTCCTTTGGGAAAACCAGGTGAGTGAAGATTATATAAAGAAAATGCGTATCCGTACCCCCTCGGCTAAAACTATTGTTAAAAATTTGAGCGGTGGCAACCAGCAGAAGGTAGCCCTGGCCAGATGGCTGGCGGCCCATGCCAAAATTCTGTTCCTGGATGAGCCAACCCGCGGTATTGACGTTAACGCCAAGGCCGAGATTTATAACTTGATGAATTCCTTTACCAGTGAGGGAGGAAGCATCATCATGGTATCCTCGGAGTTACCGGAAATTTTAAGTATGAGTGATCGAATTGTAGTCATGCATGAGGGCCGTGTG
It encodes the following:
- the pfkB gene encoding 1-phosphofructokinase, which codes for MITTVTTNVAIDKTYIVDNFSLNGVFRVKQVLAQAGGKGLNVARVIHNLGEEVIATGFIGGYTGSYIKEIMAREGMKEDFVVIEGESRICINILDPVGKTQTELLEPGPDVSQTDAQKLVDKVKELASSSKVVTISGSLTRGLAPGFYSLLIEVINQAGAMAILDTSGAAFIEGIKARPYMVKPNQQEAETLAGHPLKEVDDQKKFLMKLLESGVQVAVLSLGGDGALVATENDFFKVIPPRVQAINTVGCGDAFVAGFAVGLARGEGVTGAARLATAAASASATRWQTGQCQVELVNKLLDEVRLLELHN
- a CDS encoding substrate-binding domain-containing protein; this translates as MLFKMTRKKMLIFTAITLIGVSVLLGGCGSKQGNTQTGTSSGTTTQNTEKSGEKVIGVSLLTREHVFYNLIEKAIQEKAQGYKFKPIIMDASQDSNKQLAQVQDFITQKVDAIVLAPTASAGIAPAVDLAKKAGIPVFTIDIKAEGDVKSHVATDNYAGGKLAAKYAAEKVLNGKGKVAIITYSEVQSCVDREKGFKDALAEYSNIKVVDVENCSGSAEKAANLTQDILLKFPDLDLIFAVGDPFAVGAVSTIKAAGRNVKVIGFDGNPEAIQEIKNHGLWVADVVQHPDQIGGKVIDLIADYFNGKSVPPQVLIPPTIVDASNAK
- a CDS encoding sugar ABC transporter ATP-binding protein → MASPLLQLRGISKSFSGIKVLDNIDLDIYPGEVHALLGENGAGKSTLIKIISGVYQRDCGTITFKQKPVEFTNTRQALDAGISVIHQELSLIQDLSVAENIFLGRESIKSRVFIDKEKMVSETIAIARSLGIDLKPWAMVRDLNVAEQQMVEIAKAVSCNASLVIMDEPTSSLSDRETETLFKIIKRLKKDNVAVIYISHRLKELEELADRLTILRDGKLVKTMVGEEMKKYNWVSLMVGREIKDFSRKAQKPGEVILQVKDFTDPPKYWDINFELRQGEILGIAGLVGAGRTEVLQGIFGVKKPKHGSLYLNGQKVLFNSPAEAISNGIGFVPEDRRLQGVILAQSVKDNISLPSLYDKSNYGFINFLWENQVSEDYIKKMRIRTPSAKTIVKNLSGGNQQKVALARWLAAHAKILFLDEPTRGIDVNAKAEIYNLMNSFTSEGGSIIMVSSELPEILSMSDRIVVMHEGRVAGILDRHEASEEKIMELACGKIAG